Genomic window (Syngnathus scovelli strain Florida chromosome 14, RoL_Ssco_1.2, whole genome shotgun sequence):
CTCACATCCAGACCGAAGACTGACAACAAAACTAAGCTCAAAAAAGACGCCAAAAACGACTCCAAAACGACACCCAAAAAGACAAAGAAGACACCCGCAAAGGACATCAAGACCCAATTGCAACTAAGCGACTCAGCTGGACCAGTCAGTGAAGTTCTGACGGCTGATTTGATCAAATTTCAGGAGGAAACAGAAAAAACAGAGGTGATGACGGTTAATGGGAAGAAAAAGACATGTGAAAAGGCGGCCACGGAAAAGCCTGGAGAAGGAGCCCAGCTGCAGGGTGCCAAGATTCCGGACCAGCTTGGAAAGCCACCGGCAAAAGTGGTGGGATTCCCAGCCCCGTTGAAGTTGACGCCAAAGAACGACCCGAGCGCCGAGTCGGACTTGACCCCCACAGAGTACACCCTCCTGGACGGCGCTTTGAGAACCAGCCCGCCCTCGCGATCGTCCTCGGATAACCAAGTCACCTCAGAGGAGAGGACGGTCGGGCAGAGCTCCCCGGATTCCCGACCCAACAGCGCCGGCCACACTCCTTACTGTCTGTCGCCGAATGACAAGTGGTGCAACAGCGACACCCTAAGCAGGCTGCAGACCCAGGAACAGCCAGAACCTGCCCAGACCGGCATCCCATCCAAGCCCAACCCCAGAGAGAAAGACCCGACTTCCCTTTCTCTGGGACCTTTGAAGGTCGGCGCCTCCGACCCGTCCCCTTCGGTGGCCAAcacaaccaccaccaccacctccactCACTCCATGCCAGCAGAGGTGAGCTCGCCTCAGTCCACCGAAGTGGACGAGTCGCTATCCATGTCTTTGGAACACGGACCCACCTCGGGGAGTCAGCGGGAGGCGGACGACACCGCCCACCATCCCAACGGCGGTCGCTTTGTGTCCAAGAAGCCCATCAGGTCCGAAACGGGGCGGGCTCCGCTCCCGGGCGCCTTGCATTTTGAGAGCCCGGCTCACGACGTGGACCTGTGTCTGGTTTCCCCTTGCGAGTTTAAACATTTCAAGCCGCCAGACTCCGACTCGGGTGACCACGCCCACAAAGTCGCCGCCAAGGACGTGACGCCAAACGAATCAACCATCTGCATGGAGGAGTGCCCGTCCACCACGGCTGAAGTGGTCCTGGACTCGGACGAGGAGGAATCGTGCAGTATTCCGACGAACGTCTGCAGCTTTCAGGCTCTACCCCGGGACCCGGTTCCCGCCCGGCGCAGGGATAGCCCACCGCTGCCTCCGCGTCCCGACACCACCATGCCTGTCCCGCTGTCTGACGCCGgtgggaaaaaaggaaaaaccagTGGTGGGCGAGCGACCGCACCTGGGGTGAGTTAGTTGtccaattattataaaatatagaACTGCAACCAAGTGATCAGGTCTCTCACCCAAGTAACTTCTGAACTTGTTCTTAGGCGACGGACGCTGCGTCAAAGCCGAGTCTGGGGAAAACCCGGCCAGGAAGCGTTATCACGAAAGCGAAAAAGGACGCGCCGTCGTCACGCTCGTCCAACAATCGTTCGGCAAAATCGGCGCCATCAGAGTCACGGTGTCCCTCCTCTGCCGAGGACGTGAGCGTATTCGTGGACCTGGCCTACGTCCCCTCCGGAGTGTCGTCATCCACCGTGGGCGTGGACTTCTTCAAGAGCGTCCGCTCTACCTGCTACGTCGTTAGCGGCGATTGCCCAGAGAGGGAGAAGCTCATGCGGCAAACGCTGGACGCGCTGCTCCTCGCCAAGACGGGCTGGGAGCACGCCACGCAGGTCAGTACGCATACAAAGGGCTGTCGGTAAAGTTCCAGGACTGAATGTTGTTTCAATTTAATCTCCCAAATATTGGAATTGgtctaaaaaaaatcatataaatTCATACTAATAATGtgaaaattatatataattatataattattttaaaaaaaaagaagaattttaaaatttgacattgtttttaaatcattaaatcagaggtagttcaattaaaaaaatgattatgCAGTTTTAAATTGAGCATGTCCTTTGGTTCCTCCACTATTTAATCAGGTGACTCTGATCCCCACCTTCGAGTCGGCGTCCATGCAGGACTGGTACCTGCAGACGGTGGAGCGTCAGAAGGAACTGGACGTGCTGGTCCTGGGCTCCAACAGCACCGTGGCCATGCAGGACGACACTTTCCCCGCCTGCAAGATTGAGTTCTGAGGGCCGCCGTCTTCTTATGCTACCAACAGGCTAGCATCGCATGACGTCTATGTTGAGTATCAGTTTAAATAATCCATCCTTGAAGGCATGACACGGTCACGTTTAAATTTGCTGTGAACTGTTCTGccgtgaatgaatgaatggtgaTACCCTCGACGACCCCTGACGGTGATCATATCTGCATTTCATCTTTATCAACTGGGATTAGCGAAACTAACCCAACCCAGCAAAGAAaatgatcaatcaatcaatcaagctgCTATTGTGATTGTAATCTGTTGATACTGGGGGTGCTTAAATGGGATTGTAATGCAAGACGACATCGCTTGTTATTCTTGCCTGTCATATTTTGTAAGGCCCGGCTGATTTTATCATCTcatattaattattttaaaaacctgatgatttttttttttttgctgattctCTTTAAACACATCACAAAATTGTTGTAAAGTCTGCAAAATAGTCAAATGTTCTGCTTGTAATTCATATGTATAATCAGAATTTTACTGTGCCAAATATCAGACCATGCATCGGCTGGGCCTTAATATTTTGCACATCATAAAGAGTGGAGATGACTTTATGTAAATAAAACATAGATTAATCATTTAAAAGATTaagaattgttttattttacacGTGCATTTATCAAACGCTGACGTTAATTAAAATTAAAGAATCAGAGTCAGCAAATTCAAAAGCAGAAAACGCTCATTGTTACGTCAGCTGACATCAACATGAcagaagaggaggaaaaaaaaaagtcaaagaaacAAAGCAACTAAGAGACGGCTCAGCCAATCACAACGCAGTACAGGTTTCGGTCCCGCCCCCTTTCTTTtccctgtgcaa
Coding sequences:
- the LOC125980965 gene encoding microtubule-associated protein 1S, giving the protein MASSASPFELLPPPATVGFLKLSRPCCYAFPAGLGDCAFFAVNGFTVLLDGGSDPQACFWKLVRHLDRVDALLLTHADADNLGGINSFLERKLAETELDTMKDEGSAKLISPELGVVFFNAPEKLQSCADDAEKTTNQAARTVRLLKKLDIQARPMFRAPLPPPEPITLFQKMGVGQLDLYILSPAKTSQEYQTFMREWPDCTSPQGLPLAALASVSALLVWHPACPDEKVVRVLFPGVTPQAKLLQGLEKLKNLPFLQKPTVTTGDLERIGYSEKTKRAESQEGGKEVPAKTGKETKGKLLVIKNGSKKASAKDAKKNAKQSGKEENVVLRNAGGKKETLTSRPKTDNKTKLKKDAKNDSKTTPKKTKKTPAKDIKTQLQLSDSAGPVSEVLTADLIKFQEETEKTEVMTVNGKKKTCEKAATEKPGEGAQLQGAKIPDQLGKPPAKVVGFPAPLKLTPKNDPSAESDLTPTEYTLLDGALRTSPPSRSSSDNQVTSEERTVGQSSPDSRPNSAGHTPYCLSPNDKWCNSDTLSRLQTQEQPEPAQTGIPSKPNPREKDPTSLSLGPLKVGASDPSPSVANTTTTTTSTHSMPAEVSSPQSTEVDESLSMSLEHGPTSGSQREADDTAHHPNGGRFVSKKPIRSETGRAPLPGALHFESPAHDVDLCLVSPCEFKHFKPPDSDSGDHAHKVAAKDVTPNESTICMEECPSTTAEVVLDSDEEESCSIPTNVCSFQALPRDPVPARRRDSPPLPPRPDTTMPVPLSDAGGKKGKTSGGRATAPGATDAASKPSLGKTRPGSVITKAKKDAPSSRSSNNRSAKSAPSESRCPSSAEDVSVFVDLAYVPSGVSSSTVGVDFFKSVRSTCYVVSGDCPEREKLMRQTLDALLLAKTGWEHATQVTLIPTFESASMQDWYLQTVERQKELDVLVLGSNSTVAMQDDTFPACKIEF